One stretch of Heliangelus exortis chromosome 24, bHelExo1.hap1, whole genome shotgun sequence DNA includes these proteins:
- the YRDC gene encoding threonylcarbamoyl-AMP synthase, translating to MRARSLLCRVSSSSRRLRGSGRTWGGTGGTPAGFFRSAPTGNRARARPAASIPPRVAMETASPRMCVTAGGRKRPGRGEGAALAGRCEAGDRAPGTGPGLGQARSSRLLLPARTEPPGWQEAVSAAARALQAGGLVAVPTDTVYGVACLAQDSGAVRSIYSLKGRNGRKPLAICVGDVDRLFRYCRVEVPEELLHDLLPGPVTLVLQRSEELNKELNPFTPLVGVRVPNHPFIRDLARACSGPLALTSANISCQGSTLSVTEFQELWPQLSLIIDGGPLGDLQSPESRLGSTVVDLSVPGKFSIIRPGCALASTVEILRHKYGLIPASS from the exons ATGCGGGCCCGCAGTCTCCTCTGTCGGGTTTCCAGCAGCTCCCGCAGGCTCCGCGGGTCGGGCCGCACCTGGGGCGGTACCGGCGGGACCCCCGCGGGGTTTTTCCGCTCAGCGCCCACGGGGAACCGGGCCCGGGCCCGGCCCGCCGCCTCCATCCCTCCCCGCGTCGCTATGGAAACGGCGTCGCCCCGGATGTGCGTCACCGCGGGGGGCCGGAAGCGGCCGGGGCGAGGGGAAGGCGCGGCCCTGGCGGGGCGGTGTGAGGCCGGGGACCGAGCCCCGGGAACGGGCCCGGGGCTGGGCCAAGCCCGCAGCTCCCGCCTCCTGCTGCCCGCCCGCACGGAGCCGCCCG gctggcaggaggcGGTGTCGGCGGCCGCCCGTGCCCTGCAGGCGGGTGGGCTGGTGGCGGTGCCCACGGACACGGTGTACGGCGTGGCCTGCTTGGCCCAGGACTCCGGCGCCGTGCGGAGCATTTACAGCCTGAAGGGGCGGAACGGGCGGAAGCCGCTGGCAATCTGTGTCGGGGACGTGGACCGACTCTTCAG GTACTGCCGGGTGGAGGTACCGGAGGAGCTGCTGCACGATCTGCTCCCGGGCCCCGTTACCCTGGTCCTGCAGCGTTCAGAAGAGCTGAATAAAGAGCTGAATCCGTTCACACCG ctgGTTGGGGTCCGTGTCCCAAACCACCCCTTCATCAGGGACCTGGCACGAGCTTGCTCTGGACCCCTGGCTTTGACAAGTGCCAACATCAGCTGCCAGGGCAGCACCCTGAGTGTCACg gaattccAAGAGCTGTGGCCCCAGCTCTCTCTCATCATTGATGGGGGTCCCCTGGGGGATCTCCAGAGCCCAGAATCTCGTTTGGGCTCCACTGTGGTGGATTTGTCTGTGCCAGGGAAGTTCAGCATCATTCGTCCTGGCTG TGCTCTGGCATCTACAGTTGAAATCCTGAGGCACAAGTATGGCTTGATCCCAGCATCATCCTGA